A single window of Melospiza georgiana isolate bMelGeo1 chromosome 6, bMelGeo1.pri, whole genome shotgun sequence DNA harbors:
- the SSTR1 gene encoding somatostatin receptor type 1, protein MLPNGTCPRLPGGAGSDSGHSDSGGSDSGGGGAGGASEEAAVEGMDSGGRNSSGAPNSTLSESQGSAILISFIYSVVCLVGLCGNSMVIYVILRYAKMKTATNIYILNLAIADELLMLSVPFLVTSTLLHHWPFGSLLCRLVLSVDAINMFTSIYCLTVLSVDRYIAVVHPIKAARYRRPTVAKMVNLGVWVLSILIILPIIIFSNTAANSDGTVACNMLMPEPTQRWLVVFVVYTFLMGFLLPVVAICLCYILIIAKMRMVALKAGWQQRKRSERKITLMVMMVVMVFVICWMPFYIVQLVNVFVEQDDATISQLSVILGYANSCANPILYGFLSDNFKRSFQRLLCLSWMDNAAEEPIDYYATALKSRAYSVEDFPPDNLESGSMYRNGTCTSRITTL, encoded by the coding sequence CGGCGGAGCCGGTGGCGCCTCGGAGGAGGCGGCGGTGGAGGGCATGGACTCGGGCGGCAGGAATTCCTCTGGCGCTCCGAACAGCACCCTGAGTGAGTCTCAGGGCAGCGCCATCCTCATCTCATTCATCTACTCCGTGGTGTGCCTGGTGGGGCTGTGCGGGAACTCCATGGTCATCTACGTGATCCTGCGTTATGCCAAGATGAAGACTGCCACCAACATCTACATCCTCAACTTGGCCATCGCGGATGAGCTGCTGATGCTTAGCGTCCCCTTTCTGGTTACCTCCACCCTGCTGCACCACTGGCCCTttggctccctgctctgccgcCTGGTGCTCAGCGTGGATGCCATCAACATGTTCACCAGCATCTACTGCCTGACGGTGCTCAGTGTGGACCGCTACATCGCCGTGGTGCACCCCATCAAGGCGGCCAGGTACCGCCGGCCCACGGTGGCTAAGATGGTCAACCTGGGTGTCTGGGTGCTTTCCATCCTCATCATCCTGCCCATCATCATCTTCTCCAACACAGCAGCCAACAGCGATGGAACAGTGGCTTGCAACATGCTCATGCCAGAGCCCACCCAGAGATGGCTGGTGGTCTTTGTGGTCTACACTTTTCTGATGGGCTTCTTGCTGCCTGTGGTGGCCATCTGCCTCTGCTACATCCTCATCATCGCTAAGATGCGCATGGTGGCCCTGAAGGCCGGCTGGCAGCAACGCAAACGCTCAGAGCGCAAGATCACCCTCATGGTcatgatggtggtgatggtcTTTGTCATCTGCTGGATGCCCTTCTACATTGTGCAGCTGGTCAATGTCTTTGTAGAGCAGGATGATGCCACCATCAGCCAGCTCTCTGTCATCTTGGGCTATGCCAACAGCTGTGCCAACCCTATCCTCTATGGTTTTCTCTCAGACAATTTCAAGCGGTCCTtccagaggctgctctgcctcagctgGATGGACAATGCTGCAGAGGAACCCATCGACTACTATGCCACTGCCCTCAAGAGCAGGGCATACAGCGTGGAGGACTTTCCCCCAGACAACTTGGAGTCAGGGAGCATGTACAGGAATGGCACTTGCACCTCCAGGATTACCACCCTCTGA